One window from the genome of Megalobrama amblycephala isolate DHTTF-2021 linkage group LG4, ASM1881202v1, whole genome shotgun sequence encodes:
- the LOC125266052 gene encoding cystatin-B-like, with translation MTGVCGVGRWTTEEAIIPEEEKICHEVKSGIEEKAGATFETYIPLSFRTQIVSGTNHLVKVYVGVGVCVHAMITQVFPVNEGKLTVTGVQHPKAACEPLIPFGH, from the exons ATGACTGGAGTGTGTGGTGTTGGAAGATGGACCACAGAGGAGGCTATTATTCCAGAGGAGGAGAAGATCTGCCATGAG GTGAAGTCAGGCATAGAGGAGAAGGCTGGAGCCACTTTTGAGACTTACATTCCTTTAAGCTTTAGGACTCAGATTGTGTCTGGAACAAACCATCTGGTCAAG gtgtATGTTGGTGTGGGTGTGTGCGTTCATGCGATGATAACTCAAGTTTTCCCCGTTAATGAAGGGAAATTGACTGTGACTGGAGTCCAGCACCCTAAAGCCGCCTGTGAACCTCTGATCCCATTTGGTCACTAA